One segment of Urocitellus parryii isolate mUroPar1 chromosome 5, mUroPar1.hap1, whole genome shotgun sequence DNA contains the following:
- the Myl6b gene encoding myosin light chain 6B produces the protein MPPKKDVPVKKPAGPSISKPAAKPAAGAPPAKTKAEPAVPQVPVKTQEPPVDLSKVVIEFNKDQLEEFKEAFELFDRVGDGKILYSQCGDVMRALGQNPTNAEVLKVLGNPKSDELKTRRVDFETFLPMLQAVAKNRDQGTYEDYLEGLRVFDKEGNGKVMGAELRHVLTTLGEKMTEEEVETVLAGHEDSNGCINYEAFLKHILSV, from the exons ATGCCTCCCAAGAAGGATGTTCCCGTGAAGAAACCAGCAGGGCCCTCCATCTCTAAGCCTGCTGCCAAGCCAGCAGCAGGGGCCCCTCCAGCCAAGACCAAGGCTGAGCCTGCTGTTCCCCAGGTGCCTGTGAAAACCCAGGAGCCCCCTGTGGATCTCTCCAAAGTGGTG ATCGAGTTTAACAAGGACCAGCTGGAGG AGTTCAAGGAGGCCTTTGAGCTGTTTGACCGAGTAGGCGATGGCAAGATCCTGTACAGCCAGTGTGGGGATGTAATGAGGGCTCTGGGTCAGAACCCGACTAACGCTGAGGTGCTCAAGGTCCTGGGGAATCCCAAGAGTGATG AGCTGAAGACCAGGCGCGTGGACTTTGAGACGTTCCTGCCCATGCTCCAAGCAGTGGCCAAGAACCGGGACCAAGGCACATATGAGGACTACTTGGAAGGGCTTCGGGTGTTTGACAAGGAGGGGAATGGCAAAGTGATGGGCGCAGAGCTCAGACATGTCCTCACCACCCTGG GAGAGAAGATGActgaggaggaggtggagacGGTTCTGGCAGGACATGAGGACAGTAATGGCTGCATCAACTATGAGG CCTTCCTGAAGCACATCCTAAGCGTCTGA
- the Esyt1 gene encoding extended synaptotagmin-1, with translation MERSPGEGPSPSPNLVDQPAALSEPPDQPPAADTKPDPGSGVPPAGPGAAGEVLAVLTSFGRRLLVLVPVYLAGAVGLSVGFVLFGLALYLGWRRVRDEKERSLRAARQLLDDEERLTAKTLYMSHRELPAWVSFPDVEKAEWLNKIVAQVWPFLGQYMEKLLAETVAPAVRGSNPHLQTFTFTRVELGEKPLRIIGVKVHPSQRKDQILLDLNISYVGDVQIDVEVKKYFCKAGVKGMQLHGILRVILEPLVGDLPIVGAVSMFFIRRPTLDINWTGMTNLLDIPGLSSLSDTMIMDSIAAFLVLPNRLLVPLVPDLQDVAQLRSPLPRGIIRIHLLAAQGLSSKDKYVKGLIEGKSDPYALVRVGTQTFCSRVIDEELNPKWGETYEVIVHEVPGQEIEVEVFDKDPDKDDFLGRMKLDVGKVLQAGVLDDWFPLQGGQGQVHLRLEWLSLLPDAEKLEQVLQWNRGVSSRPDPPSAAILVVYLDRAQDLPLKKMNKEPNPMVQLSIQDVTQESKTVYSTNSPVWEEAFRFFLQDPRSQELDVQVKDDSRALTLGSLTLPLARLLTAPELTLDQWFQLSSSGLNSRLYMKLVMRILYLNSSEICFPTGSGSWDLDNESPQTGSSVDAPPRPSHTTPDSHFGTENVLRLHVLEAQDLIAKDRFLGGLVKGKSDPYVKLKLAGRSFRSRVVREDLNPRWNEVFEVIITSIPGQELEVEVFDKDLDKDDFLGRCKVSLTAVLNSGFLDEWLTLEDVPSGRLHLRLERLTPRPTAAELEEVLQVNSLIQTQKSAELAAALLSVYVERAEDLPLRKGTKPPSTYAILTVGETAHKTKTVSQTSAPVWDENASFLIRKPHTESLELQVRGEGTGALGSLFLPLSDLLEADGLCLDHWFALTNGQGQVLLRAQLGILASQHSGVEAHSHSSSHSSSSLSEAAELGGGPPHITSSAPELRQRLTRGDSPLEAPAGPLGQVKLTVWYYSEERKLVSIIHSCRALRHNGRDSPDPYVSLLLLPDKNRGTKRKTSQKKKTLNPEFNERFEWELPLDEALRRKLDVSVKSNSSFMSRERELLGKVQLDLAEIDLSQGAAQWYDLMDDKDKGSS, from the exons ATGGAGCGGTCTCCTGGAGAGGGCCCTAGTCCCAGCCCCAACCTGGTGGACCAGCCCGCTGCTCTCTCAGAGCCCCCTGACCAGCCCCCTGCTGCTGACACTAAGCCGGACCCAGGTTCTGGGGtcccacctgctggcccaggcgCGGCGGGTGAGGTGCTGGCGGTGCTGACTTCCTTCGGGCGACGATTGTTGGTGCTGGTACCCGTGTACCTGGCTGGGGCAGTGGGGCTCAGCGTGGGTTTCGTACTCTTCGGCCTTGCCCTCTACCTGGGTTGGCGCCGGGTCCGCGACGAGAAAGAGAGGAGCCTTCGGGCAGCAAGGCAGCTACTGGACGACGAGGAGCGGCTCACAGCAAAAACCCTTTATATGAGTCATCGAGAGCTACCTGCTTGG GTCAGCTTCCCAGATGTGGAAAAGGCTGAATGGCTAAACAAG ATCGTTGCACAGGTTTGGCCCTTCCTGGGCCAGTATATGGAAAAACTTCTGGCTGAAACTGTGGCCCCAGCTGTTCGGGGATCTAACCCTCATCTGCAAACGTTTACATTTACACGAGTGGAACTGGGTGAAAAG CCATTGCGCATCATAGGAGTCAAAGTTCACCCTAGTCAGAGAAAAGACCAGATCTTGCTGGACTTGAACATTAG CTATGTAGGTGATGTGCAGATTGATGtggaagtaaaaaaatatttctgcaaaGCAGGAGTAAAAGGCATGCAG CTACATGGCATCTTGCGGGTGATTCTTGAGCCACTCGTGGGGGACCTTCCTATTGTGGGAGCTGTGTCAATGTTCTTTATTCGACGCCCG ACCCTGGACATCAACTGGACAGGGATGACTAACCTGCTGGATATCCCAGGACTTAG CTCACTCTCTGACACCATGATCATGGATTCCATTGCTGCCTTCCTTGTATTGCCCAACCGACTATTGGTGCCCCTTGTACCTGACCTTCAAGATGTGGCCCAGTTGCGTTCCCCTCTGCCCAGG GGCATTATTCGTATTCATCTGCTGGCTGCTCAAGGGCTGAGTTCCAAGGACAAATATGTGAAGGGCCTAATTGAAGGCAAGTCAGATCCCTATGCACTTGTGCGTGTGGGCACCCAGACATTCTGCAGTCGTGTCATCGATGAGGAACTCAACCCTAAGTGGGGAGAGACATATGAG GTGATAGTACATGAGGTCCCAGGGCAGGAAATTGAGGTGGAGGTGTTTGACAAGGATCCAGATAAAGATGACTTTCTGGGCAG aATGAAGCTGGATGTAGGGAAGGTATTACAGGCTGGAGTACTGGATGAT TGGTTCCCTCTACAAGGTGGGCAAGGCCAAGTTCACCTGAGGCTAGAATGGCTGTCACTTTTGCCAGATGCAGAAAAACTGGAGCAG GTTCTACAGTGGAATCGGGGAGTCTCGTCTCGACCAGATCCCCCATCAGCTGCCATCCTAGTTGTCTACCTGGATCGGGCCCAAGATCTTCCT ctgaagaaaatgaacaaagaaccCAACCCCATGGTACAACTGTCAATTCAGGATGTGACTCAGGAGAGCAAG ACTGTCTATAGCACCAACAGCCCAGTATGGGAGGAAGCTTTCCGGTTCTTCCTGCAAGACCCTCGAAGCCAGGAGCTCGATGTTCAG GTGAAGGATGACTCCAGGGCCCTGACTTTAGGGTCACTAACTCTGCCTCTGGCTCGTCTGCTCACTGCCCCTGAACTTACCCTGGACCAGTGGTTCCAGCTCAGCAGCTCTGGCCTAAACTCCAGGCTCTACATGAAACTAGTCATGCGg ATCTTGTACTTGAATTCATCAGAAATCTGCTTTCCCACTGGGTCTGGTTCTTGGGACCTAGACAATGAGAGCCCCCAGACAGGCAGCAGTGTGGATGCTCCGCCTCGGCCCAGTCACACAACTCCTGACAGCCACTTTGGGACTGAA AATGTGCTTCGGCTCCATGTATTAGAGGCCCAGGACCTGATTGCCAAAGACCGTTTCTTGGGGGGATTGGTGAAGGGCAAGTCAGACCCCTATGTCAAGCTAAAGCTGGCAGGAAGAAGTTTCCGGAGCCGTGTTGTTCGGGAAGATCTCAACCCTCGCTGGAATGAGGTTTTTGAG GTGATTATCACATCAATTCCAGGCCAAGAGTTAGAGGTTGAAGTCTTTGACAAGGACTTGGACAAGGATGACTTTCTGGGCAG GTGTAAAGTGAGTCTCACCGCAGTGCTAAATAGTGGCTTCCTTGACGAG TGGCTGACCCTGGAGGATGTCCCATCTGGCCGTCTGCACTTGCGCCTGGAGCGTCTGACTCCCCGGCCCACTGCTGCTGAGTTAGAGGAG GTGCTACAGGTGAACAGTCTGATCCAGACACAGAAGAGCGCAGAGCTGGCAGCAGCCCTGCTGTCTGTCTATGTGGAGCGGGCAGAGGACTTGCCG CTCCGAAAAGGCACCAAACCTCCTAGTACTTATGCTATTCTTACCGTGGGAGAGACTGCCCATAAAACCAAG ACTGTTTCCCAAACCTCAGCCCCTGTGTGGGACGAGAATGCCTCCTTTCTCATCAGGAAGCCACACACTGAGAGCCTGGAGTTGCAG GTTCGAGGCGAGGGGACTGGTGCCTTGGGCTCCTTATTCCTGCCCCTCTCTGACCTCCTCGAGGCAGATGGGCTCTGCTTGGACCATTGGTTTGCACTTACCAATGGTCAGGGGCAGGTGCTACTGAGAGCACAGCTAGGG ATCCTGGCGTCCCAGCACTCAGGAGTGGAAGCTCATAGCCACAGCTCCAGCCACAGCTCCTCCTCGCTGAGTGAAGCAGCAGAGCTTGGTGGGGGACCCCCTCACATCACCTCCTCAGCTCCAGAGCTCCGGCAGCGCCTAACACGTGGTGACAG TCCCCTCGAGGCTCCTGCTGGGCCTCTGGGCCAGGTGAAGTTGACAGTATGGTACTACAGTGAAGAACGGAAGCTGGTCAGCATTATTCACAGCTGCCG GGCCCTTCGACACAATGGACGGGATTCCCCTGACCCCTATGTGTCACTGTTGCTACTGCCAGACAAGAATCGAGGTACCAAGAGGAAGACCTCGCAGAAGAAGAAGACCCTCAATCCTGAATTCAACGAACG GTTTGAGTGGGAACTGCCCCTAGATGAGGCCCTCAGGCGAAAGCTGGATGTCTCGGTGAAGTCTAACTCCTCCTTCATGTCAAGAGAGCGTGAGCTTCTGGGGAAG GTGCAGCTGGACCTGGCTGAGATAGACCTTTCCCAGGGTGCAGCCCAGTG GTATGATCTGATGGATGACAAAGACAAGGGCAGCTCCTAG
- the Zc3h10 gene encoding zinc finger CCCH domain-containing protein 10 — translation MPDRDSYANGTGSSGGGPGGGSSEEATGAAAGTGGASSDAICRDFLRNVCKRGKRCRYRHPDMSEVSNLGVSKNEFIFCHDFQNKECSRPNCRFIHGSKEDEDGYKKTGELPPRLRQKVAAGLGLSPADLPNGKEEVPICRDFLKGDCQRGAKCKFRHLQRDFEFDARGGGGTGGGGSTGSVPPGRRHDLYDIYDLPDRGFEDHEPGPKRRRGGCCPPDGPHFESYEYSLAPPRGVECRLLEEENAMLRKRVEELKKQVSNLLATNEVLLEQNAQFRNQAKVMTLSSTAPATEQTLAPTVGTVATFNHGIAQTHTTLSSQALQPRPVSQQELVAPTGAPAAPPTNAAPPAAPPPPPPHLNPEITPLSAALAQTIAQGMAPPPVSMAPVAVSVAPVAPVAVSMAQPLAGITMSHTTTPMVTYPIASQSMRITAMPH, via the coding sequence ATGCCTGACCGGGACAGCTATGCCAATGGTACCGGCAGCAGCGGTGGAGGCCCTGGAGGTGGTAGCAGTGAGGAGGCCACTGGAGCAGCAGCAGGCACTGGTGGGGCCAGCTCAGATGCCATCTGTAGAGACTTCCTGAGGAATGTGTGCAAGAGAGGAAAGCGTTGTCGATATCGCCACCCAGACATGAGTGAGGTATCCAACTTAGGGGTAAGCAAAAATGAATTCATCTTCTGCCATGACTTCCAGAACAAAGAGTGTAGCCGCCCAAACTGCCGTTTCATTCATGGTTCCAAGGAGGATGAGGATGGCTATAAGAAGACGGGAGAGCTTCCACCTCGGCTGAGGCAGAAAGTAGCTGCTGGCCTGGGGCTTTCACCGGCTGACCTACCAAATGGCAAGGAGGAGGTTCCTATCTGCCGTGACTTTCTCAAGGGTGACTGTCAGAGAGGAGCCAAGTGCAAGTTCCGTCATCTGCAAAGGGATTTTGAGTTTGATGCTCGGGGTGGGGGAGGTACCGGTGGTGGAGGCTCAACAGGCTCAGTGCCCCCAGGACGACGCCATGATCTCTATGATATCTATGACCTACCTGACAGGGGCTTTGAGGACCATGAGCCAGGGCCCAAGCGCCGGAGAGGTGGATGCTGCCCTCCTGATGGCCCCCATTTTGAATCATATGAATATAGTTTGGCTCCACCCCGAGGAGTAGAATGCAGACTGCTAGAGGAGGAGAATGCTATGCTCAGGAAGCGTGTAGAAGAGCTAAAGAAGCAGGTCAGCAACCTGTTGGCTACTAATGAGGTACTTCTGGAACAAAATGCCCAGTTCCGCAATCAGGCCAAGGTCATGACCCTGAGTTCTACTGCACCAGCAACTGAGCAAACTCTGGCCCCCACTGTGGGCACTGTTGCCACTTTTAATCATGGCATTGCCCAGACTCACACTACTCTCAGCAGCCAGGCTCTACAGCCTCGTCCTGTGTCCCAGCAAGAACTGGTGGCCCCCACTGGAGCTCCAGCTGCTCCCCCAACTAATGCTGCACCTCCTGCTgctccaccacccccacccccacatttgAACCCAGAGATCACACCACTGTCAGCTGCTCTGGCTCAAACAATCGCCCAGGGAATGGCACCACCACCTGTCTCCATGGCTCCTGTGGCTGTATCTGTGGCTCCTGTAGCTCCTGTGGCTGTATCGATGGCCCAACCCTTGGCAGGAATCACAATGAGCCACACTACCACTCCCATGGTGACTTACCCCATTGCTTCCCAGAGCATGCGCATCACAGCCATGCCACATTGA